The Candidatus Effluviviaceae Genus I sp. genome has a window encoding:
- the pyrF gene encoding orotidine-5'-phosphate decarboxylase → MNDRERSRLIVALDVPTRSEALSFARRVGPHAGFLKVGSRLFTAEGPDLVRALKSAGHGIFLDLKYHDIPNTVAEAAAAAAGLGVDFFDVHASGGADMVRAAAEASREEASRLGLPRPRLLAVTVLTSMPSTVEQVTQLARLARDAGADGVVASAQEARAVRDVTGSGFVIVTPGIRPAGAGRNDQRRVATPAEAVASGADYIVVGRPVLAADDPAAAARAIVEEMQSAGVTP, encoded by the coding sequence ATGAACGACCGCGAACGCAGCCGCCTCATCGTGGCGCTCGACGTGCCGACGAGGAGTGAGGCGCTCTCGTTCGCCCGGCGGGTCGGCCCGCACGCGGGGTTCCTCAAGGTCGGGTCGAGGCTCTTCACGGCCGAGGGACCCGACCTCGTCCGCGCGCTCAAGTCCGCGGGGCACGGGATCTTCCTCGATCTCAAGTACCACGACATCCCCAACACGGTCGCCGAGGCGGCCGCGGCCGCGGCGGGGCTCGGCGTGGACTTCTTCGACGTGCACGCGTCGGGCGGTGCCGACATGGTGCGCGCGGCGGCGGAGGCGAGCCGGGAGGAAGCCTCGAGGCTCGGCCTGCCGCGCCCGCGCCTCCTGGCCGTCACCGTGCTCACGAGCATGCCCTCGACCGTCGAGCAGGTGACGCAGCTCGCGAGGCTCGCGCGGGACGCGGGGGCCGACGGCGTCGTCGCGTCCGCGCAGGAGGCGCGCGCCGTCCGCGACGTGACGGGGAGCGGCTTCGTCATCGTCACGCCGGGCATCCGCCCGGCGGGCGCGGGCAGGAACGACCAACGCCGCGTCGCCACTCCCGCCGAGGCCGTGGCGAGCGGAGCCGACTACATCGTCGTGGGCCGGCCGGTCCTCGCCGCGGACGACCCCGCGGCGGCCGCCCGTGCCATCGTGGAGGAGATGCAGAGCGCGGGGGTGACGCCGTGA
- a CDS encoding phosphoribosylaminoimidazolesuccinocarboxamide synthase, producing the protein MKKLERLYEGKAKILWTTDSPEHMVQEFKDDATAFDGTKHAVVEGKGRFNNAISSRLFEMLRDEGIRTHFVRKLSEREMLVERLKMLPVEVVVRNAAAGSIVKKLGATEGMRFDPPLVEFFLKNDALHDPLITDDHIRAFGLAPEGMPREMRKRALQVNDVLRRFLAGRGVDLVDFKLEFGLKGGELVLGDEVSPDTCRLRDAATGRIMDKDRFRQDLGGFMEAYGEVLDRVTQ; encoded by the coding sequence GTGAAGAAGCTGGAGAGGCTCTACGAGGGCAAGGCGAAGATCCTGTGGACGACGGACTCGCCGGAGCACATGGTCCAGGAGTTCAAGGACGACGCGACCGCGTTCGACGGAACGAAGCACGCGGTGGTCGAGGGCAAGGGGCGGTTCAACAACGCCATCTCGTCGCGCCTGTTCGAGATGCTCCGCGACGAGGGGATCCGCACGCACTTCGTGCGGAAGCTCTCCGAGCGCGAGATGCTCGTCGAGCGCCTCAAGATGCTCCCCGTCGAGGTCGTCGTCAGGAACGCGGCGGCGGGCTCCATCGTGAAGAAGCTCGGGGCGACCGAGGGCATGCGGTTCGACCCGCCGCTCGTCGAGTTCTTCCTCAAGAACGACGCGCTGCACGACCCGCTCATCACGGACGACCACATCCGCGCGTTCGGGCTCGCGCCGGAGGGGATGCCGCGGGAGATGCGGAAGCGGGCGCTTCAGGTCAACGACGTGCTCAGGCGCTTCCTCGCGGGGCGCGGCGTGGACCTCGTGGACTTCAAGCTCGAGTTCGGCCTGAAGGGCGGCGAGCTCGTGCTGGGCGACGAGGTGTCCCCGGACACCTGCCGGCTCCGCGACGCGGCGACGGGGAGGATCATGGACAAGGACAGGTTCCGGCAGGACCTCGGCGGGTTCATGGAGGCCTACGGCGAGGTTCTGGACCGGGTAACCCAGTGA
- a CDS encoding amidophosphoribosyltransferase, whose amino-acid sequence MTPVFHEECGIFGVSGNCDAARLSYLGLYALQHRGQESAGIVTWDGDTAFQHRAMGLVNSVFDETVLDLLPGHVAIGHVRYSTTGQSRLMNAQPILVRFRGGSLAAAHNGNLVDADRLRSTLEAGGAVFRTTTDTETILHLIARAYSKKPGRSLGELPSVLSDALAGVQGAYSVLLMIDGTLVAVRDPRGYRPLCFGALGSGGWAVASESCALDIVGAKLEREIAPGEIVVFDPASGPRAFPLAAERSPESFCVFEYIYFLRPDSVVRGVSVDGVRRALGRRLAKEHPADADVVIAVPDSSNSAAMGFSEGSGIPLEIGLIRNHYIGRTFIHPKQSLRDLRVRIKYNPVADTLARRRVVVVDDSIVRGTTSRKLMRMIRDAGAREVHLRVASPPIRFPCFYGIDTPTKGELIAASKEIEEIARFIGVDSLGYVSFEGLLASSPPPRESYCVACFDGSYPHECILDSLGGRAPEKGRP is encoded by the coding sequence GTGACACCCGTGTTCCACGAGGAGTGCGGGATCTTCGGTGTCTCCGGCAACTGCGACGCGGCGCGGCTCTCGTACCTCGGGCTCTACGCGCTCCAGCACCGCGGGCAGGAGAGCGCGGGCATCGTCACGTGGGACGGCGACACGGCGTTCCAGCACCGCGCGATGGGGCTCGTCAACAGCGTGTTCGACGAGACGGTGCTGGACCTCCTCCCGGGCCACGTGGCGATCGGCCACGTGCGCTACTCCACGACCGGGCAGAGCCGACTCATGAACGCGCAGCCCATCCTCGTGCGGTTCCGCGGCGGGTCGCTGGCGGCCGCGCACAACGGCAATCTCGTGGACGCCGACCGGCTGCGCTCGACGCTCGAGGCGGGCGGGGCCGTCTTCCGGACGACGACCGACACGGAGACGATCCTCCATCTCATCGCGCGGGCCTACTCGAAGAAGCCCGGCCGCTCGCTGGGCGAGCTGCCGTCGGTCCTCTCCGACGCGCTCGCGGGGGTGCAGGGGGCCTACTCCGTGCTCCTCATGATCGACGGGACGCTCGTGGCGGTGCGCGACCCGCGCGGCTATCGGCCGCTCTGTTTCGGCGCGCTCGGGAGCGGCGGCTGGGCGGTCGCGTCCGAGAGCTGCGCGCTCGACATCGTGGGCGCGAAGCTCGAGCGCGAGATCGCGCCGGGCGAGATCGTCGTGTTCGATCCGGCGAGCGGCCCGCGCGCGTTCCCGCTCGCCGCGGAACGAAGCCCCGAGAGCTTCTGCGTCTTCGAGTACATCTACTTCCTGCGGCCCGACTCGGTGGTTCGCGGCGTCTCGGTCGACGGCGTCAGGCGCGCGCTCGGGCGGCGGCTCGCGAAGGAGCACCCGGCCGACGCGGACGTCGTGATCGCCGTCCCGGACTCGAGCAACTCGGCGGCGATGGGCTTCAGCGAGGGGAGCGGGATCCCGCTCGAGATCGGGCTCATCAGGAACCACTACATCGGTCGCACGTTCATCCACCCGAAGCAGTCGCTCCGCGACCTCAGGGTGAGGATCAAGTACAACCCCGTCGCCGACACGCTCGCCCGCCGCCGCGTGGTCGTCGTGGACGACTCCATCGTGCGCGGCACGACCAGCCGGAAGCTCATGAGGATGATCCGGGACGCCGGCGCGCGCGAGGTGCACCTGCGCGTCGCCTCCCCGCCGATACGCTTCCCCTGCTTCTACGGCATCGACACGCCGACGAAGGGCGAGCTGATCGCGGCCTCGAAGGAAATCGAGGAGATCGCGCGCTTCATCGGCGTGGACTCCCTGGGCTACGTGTCGTTCGAGGGGCTTCTCGCGTCGTCGCCGCCTCCGCGGGAGTCCTACTGCGTCGCGTGCTTCGACGGAAGCTACCCGCACGAGTGCATTCTGGACTCGCTGGGCGGCCGCGCGCCGGAGAAAGGAAGGCCATGA
- a CDS encoding adenylosuccinate lyase — MIDRYSTPEMTAVWDERVKLALWVKIEVEAARAMADIGRIPRRAAATIGKKASVSIERMREIEQETHHDVIAFISALSEEIGPDSKYLHLGMTSSDVLDTATAAQIMRSGVLVLEALDGVTASVARLAAEHADTPIVGRTHGVHAEPMSLGLKFALWWDELTRAGDSLALAVGEASVGKLSGAVGTYANVDPRVEERVCRALGLRPAGVSSQIVPRDRHARYLFALALLGSVIARQALEIRLLARTEASEIMEGFARKQKGSSAMPHKRNPVKCEQLCGLARLLRANAIAGLENVELWHERDISHSSVERVILPDSSIAAHYMVVKFRGIVDSLEVRPDRMLENLGSSRGLVFSGTVLTALIDAGMTREKAYERVQAASMRARREGAALRDVLAEDAEVVRALGKTLDDAFDLGRHLAHARTVLERLGIVGPARGRKAAARKKGAGKARSGRTATRNGERSARS, encoded by the coding sequence GTGATCGACAGGTACTCGACGCCCGAGATGACGGCCGTCTGGGACGAGCGCGTGAAGCTCGCGCTGTGGGTGAAGATCGAGGTCGAGGCCGCGCGCGCGATGGCCGACATCGGCCGCATCCCGCGCAGGGCGGCGGCGACCATCGGGAAGAAGGCCTCGGTGAGCATCGAGCGCATGCGCGAGATCGAGCAGGAGACGCACCACGACGTGATCGCGTTCATCTCCGCGCTCTCGGAGGAGATCGGGCCGGACTCGAAGTACCTCCATCTCGGGATGACGTCGTCCGACGTCCTCGACACGGCCACGGCCGCTCAGATCATGCGCTCCGGCGTGCTCGTCCTCGAGGCGCTCGACGGGGTCACCGCGTCCGTGGCGAGGCTCGCAGCCGAGCACGCGGACACGCCGATCGTCGGCCGCACGCACGGCGTGCACGCCGAACCGATGTCGCTCGGGCTTAAGTTCGCGCTCTGGTGGGACGAGCTCACGCGCGCCGGCGACAGCCTGGCCCTCGCCGTGGGCGAGGCGTCGGTCGGCAAGCTCTCGGGCGCGGTGGGGACCTACGCGAATGTGGACCCGCGCGTCGAGGAGCGCGTCTGCCGCGCGCTCGGCCTTCGGCCGGCGGGCGTCTCGAGCCAGATCGTCCCGCGGGACCGCCACGCGCGCTACCTCTTCGCGCTCGCGCTCCTCGGCAGCGTCATCGCGCGCCAGGCGCTCGAGATCAGGCTCCTCGCGCGCACTGAGGCGTCCGAGATCATGGAGGGGTTCGCGCGGAAGCAGAAGGGCTCGTCGGCGATGCCGCACAAGAGGAACCCGGTGAAGTGCGAGCAGCTCTGCGGGCTCGCGCGGCTCCTGCGCGCCAACGCGATCGCCGGGCTCGAGAACGTCGAGCTGTGGCACGAGCGGGACATCTCGCACTCGTCGGTGGAGCGCGTGATCCTGCCCGACAGCTCGATCGCGGCGCACTACATGGTCGTGAAGTTCCGCGGCATCGTGGACTCGCTCGAGGTGCGGCCCGACCGGATGCTCGAGAACCTGGGCTCGTCCCGCGGGCTCGTCTTCTCGGGCACGGTGCTCACGGCGCTCATCGACGCGGGCATGACGAGGGAGAAGGCGTACGAGCGCGTGCAGGCGGCGTCCATGCGGGCAAGGAGGGAGGGCGCCGCGCTCAGGGACGTGCTCGCGGAGGACGCCGAGGTCGTGCGGGCGCTGGGGAAGACGCTCGACGACGCGTTCGACCTCGGCAGGCACCTCGCGCACGCGCGGACGGTCCTCGAACGGCTGGGGATCGTCGGGCCGGCGCGGGGACGGAAGGCGGCGGCACGGAAGAAGGGCGCGGGGAAGGCGAGGAGCGGGCGAACGGCAACCCGGAACGGAGAAAGGAGCGCGAGATCGTGA
- a CDS encoding dihydroorotate dehydrogenase: protein MRTPIMLASGTVGYGGELSGLCDFSSVGAIVTKTVTEAPRDGNRPPRLAETPGGLLNAIGLENVGIERFLDEKLPAAAALGAPVVVSVAGDSPAAFARLARRVGERPETAAVEINISCPNVERARRPVWDDPDATAAVVAAARAATGKPLLVKLSPNTADALSVAEAAQRAGADALVVANTLPGMRIDIETGRPALGNATGGLSGRALMPVNLALVWRIAAGVSIPLAGSGGVATAEDALEYLMAGASAVQVGTALFLDPDAATTIAEGLRRRMAHDGVRSVAEYKGMAGRMST from the coding sequence ATGCGGACCCCGATCATGCTGGCCTCGGGGACCGTGGGATACGGCGGCGAGCTGTCAGGGCTTTGCGACTTCTCGAGCGTCGGGGCGATCGTGACGAAGACCGTGACGGAGGCGCCGAGGGATGGCAACCGGCCCCCGCGCCTGGCCGAGACGCCTGGCGGGCTCCTGAACGCGATCGGGCTTGAGAACGTGGGGATCGAGCGCTTCCTCGACGAGAAGCTGCCCGCGGCGGCCGCGCTCGGAGCGCCGGTCGTCGTGAGCGTCGCGGGGGACAGCCCGGCGGCGTTCGCGAGGCTCGCGCGGCGCGTCGGGGAGCGGCCGGAGACGGCCGCGGTCGAGATCAACATCTCGTGCCCGAACGTGGAGCGCGCGCGTCGCCCGGTCTGGGACGACCCGGACGCGACGGCGGCCGTCGTGGCCGCGGCGAGGGCGGCCACGGGCAAACCGCTCCTCGTCAAGCTCTCGCCGAACACGGCCGATGCCCTGAGCGTCGCCGAGGCGGCCCAGCGCGCCGGCGCGGACGCCCTCGTCGTGGCGAACACGCTGCCGGGCATGAGGATCGACATCGAGACCGGGCGTCCCGCGCTCGGGAACGCGACCGGCGGCCTCTCGGGGCGGGCGCTCATGCCGGTGAACCTCGCGCTCGTGTGGAGGATCGCCGCGGGCGTGTCGATCCCGCTCGCGGGGTCCGGCGGCGTCGCGACGGCCGAGGACGCGCTCGAGTATCTCATGGCAGGCGCGTCCGCCGTGCAGGTGGGGACCGCGCTGTTCCTCGACCCCGACGCCGCGACGACGATCGCCGAGGGGCTCAGGCGTCGCATGGCGCACGATGGCGTGCGCAGCGTGGCCGAGTACAAGGGGATGGCCGGGAGGATGTCCACATGA
- the guaA gene encoding glutamine-hydrolyzing GMP synthase has product MASGAATVTAKSARGDCAAGTSGRTRVVILDFGSQYTHLIARRVRECGVYSEVVRFDTPAAEVARNAGAVVLSGGPSSIYAEGAPRPDPGIFRLGVPVLGICYGMQAMAEALGGRVIRGTTREYGPQGFEVAGRHRLFDGLPARAQVWMSHGDEVVAPPAGFEVLGRSADGKIASFGDDGRRLYGLQFHPEVVHTEGGARLVGNFVHGIAGIEGDWTPASFVEEAVGAIRATVGDSKVVCALSGGVDSSVMSVLVHRAIGDRLVPIFVDNGLLRKNEETDVVARLRDGLGLRIRTVDARDRFLSKLAGVVDPEAKRKIIGTEFIRVFEEEARSLGGVRFLAQGTLYPDVIESVSVKGPSATIKSHHNVGGLPERMDLELIEPLKTLFKDEVRSVGRELGIDADILRRHPFPGPGLAVRILGDVTAGRVATLQEADAIALEEIRRAGLYDSIWQAFVVLLPVQSVGVMGDERTYEDVVAVRAVDSLDGMTAHWYPMPHDVLERISARIINEVRGVNRVCYDVSSKPPSTIEWE; this is encoded by the coding sequence ATGGCGTCGGGAGCGGCGACGGTCACGGCGAAGAGCGCGCGCGGGGACTGCGCCGCGGGGACCTCGGGAAGGACGCGCGTCGTCATCCTCGACTTCGGCTCGCAGTACACCCACCTCATCGCGCGGCGCGTGCGCGAGTGCGGCGTGTACTCCGAGGTCGTGCGGTTCGACACGCCCGCCGCCGAGGTCGCCCGCAACGCCGGGGCCGTCGTGCTGTCGGGCGGGCCGTCGAGCATCTACGCGGAGGGCGCGCCGAGGCCGGACCCGGGGATCTTCCGGCTCGGCGTCCCCGTGCTCGGCATCTGCTACGGGATGCAGGCGATGGCCGAGGCGCTCGGCGGGCGGGTCATCCGCGGAACGACGCGGGAGTACGGTCCCCAGGGGTTCGAGGTCGCGGGCCGCCACCGGCTCTTCGACGGCCTCCCGGCCCGAGCGCAGGTGTGGATGAGCCACGGCGACGAGGTCGTCGCGCCGCCGGCCGGATTCGAGGTCCTCGGAAGGAGCGCGGACGGCAAGATCGCGTCGTTCGGCGACGACGGGCGCCGCCTCTACGGCCTCCAGTTCCACCCCGAGGTCGTCCACACGGAAGGGGGCGCGCGGCTCGTCGGGAACTTCGTTCACGGCATCGCCGGCATCGAGGGCGACTGGACGCCCGCCTCGTTCGTCGAGGAGGCGGTCGGAGCGATCCGCGCGACGGTCGGCGACTCGAAGGTCGTCTGCGCGCTCTCGGGCGGCGTGGACTCGTCGGTGATGTCGGTGCTCGTGCACCGGGCGATCGGCGACCGGCTCGTTCCCATCTTCGTGGACAACGGGCTCCTCAGGAAGAACGAGGAGACGGACGTCGTGGCGCGGCTCCGGGACGGGCTCGGGCTGCGCATCAGGACCGTGGACGCGCGCGACCGCTTCCTCTCGAAGCTCGCCGGCGTCGTCGATCCCGAGGCGAAGCGGAAGATCATCGGCACCGAGTTCATCCGCGTGTTCGAGGAGGAGGCGAGGAGCCTGGGCGGCGTCCGGTTCCTCGCGCAGGGCACGCTCTACCCGGACGTCATCGAGAGCGTGTCGGTCAAGGGGCCGTCGGCGACGATCAAGAGCCACCACAACGTGGGCGGGCTCCCGGAGCGGATGGACCTCGAGCTCATCGAGCCCCTGAAGACGCTCTTCAAGGACGAGGTGCGAAGCGTCGGCCGCGAGCTGGGGATCGACGCGGACATCCTGCGGCGGCACCCGTTCCCCGGGCCCGGGCTCGCGGTCCGCATCCTCGGCGACGTCACGGCCGGGCGCGTGGCGACCCTTCAGGAGGCCGACGCGATCGCGCTCGAGGAGATCCGCCGCGCCGGCCTCTACGACAGCATCTGGCAGGCCTTCGTGGTGCTCCTGCCCGTGCAGAGCGTCGGCGTCATGGGCGACGAGCGCACGTACGAGGACGTCGTGGCCGTGCGCGCGGTGGACTCCCTCGACGGCATGACGGCGCACTGGTACCCGATGCCGCACGACGTGCTCGAGCGGATCTCGGCCCGCATCATCAACGAGGTCCGCGGCGTGAACCGGGTGTGCTACGACGTGAGCTCGAAGCCGCCCTCGACGATCGAGTGGGAGTAG
- a CDS encoding orotate phosphoribosyltransferase — MTGTTERVLELLAESGALLKGHFRLSSGRHSDEYCQCARVLERPEAAEELGAMLAELFVGDDVDAVVSPALGGIIIGHEVARALGVRCLFAEREDGRMTLRRGFALREGERALIIEDVRTTGGSVLEVAEVVRAAGAVVAGFGFILDRSREPRDLGAPARALARRPMESHEPERCPLCADGVPVVKPGSRPGTERA, encoded by the coding sequence ATGACAGGGACCACGGAGAGGGTGCTCGAGCTTCTCGCCGAGTCGGGAGCGCTGCTCAAGGGGCACTTCAGGCTCTCATCGGGCCGGCACAGCGACGAGTACTGCCAGTGCGCCCGCGTCCTCGAGCGGCCCGAGGCGGCCGAGGAGCTGGGCGCGATGCTCGCGGAGCTGTTCGTGGGCGATGACGTGGACGCGGTCGTGTCGCCCGCGCTCGGGGGCATCATCATCGGGCACGAGGTCGCGCGGGCGCTGGGCGTGCGATGCCTGTTCGCCGAGCGCGAGGACGGGAGGATGACGCTGAGGCGCGGGTTCGCGCTCCGCGAGGGCGAGCGCGCGCTGATCATCGAGGACGTGAGGACGACCGGGGGCTCCGTGCTCGAGGTGGCCGAGGTGGTGCGCGCGGCGGGCGCGGTCGTTGCCGGGTTCGGGTTCATCCTGGACAGGAGCCGGGAGCCCCGCGACCTCGGCGCGCCGGCCCGCGCGCTCGCGAGGCGCCCCATGGAGAGCCACGAGCCCGAGCGCTGCCCGCTCTGCGCGGACGGCGTGCCGGTCGTGAAGCCGGGGAGCAGGCCGGGGACCGAGAGAGCATGA
- a CDS encoding GuaB3 family IMP dehydrogenase-related protein, with the protein MSSYIGRGRKARQTFGFDEVAIVPGRVTINPDEVDTTWQLRDLRFGVPILAAAMDGVVDTAMAVAMSRLGGLAVLNLEGVQTRYEAPGTVLGEIASADPAEATRLVQKLYQPPIKEELVATRIREIKSGGGVAAVSSTPIRAAQLGRLAEQAGADVFVVQSTVATIDHISTAYKTLDLPAFIDSMKVPVIVGNCVTYEVAMDLMEAGADAVLVGVGPGAACTTRGVLGIGVPQVTATVDCAAARDLYLKRAGKYVPVITDGGMDTGGDVCKAFASGADAVMIGSALARAKEAPGRGYHWGMATPHANLPRGARVKTGTSGTLEEIIVGPARTDDGTQNLLGALRTCMGNVGAKNILEMQQADLIIAPSIRSEGKLMQRAQHVGMWR; encoded by the coding sequence ATGAGCTCGTACATTGGCCGCGGGAGGAAGGCACGGCAGACCTTCGGCTTCGATGAGGTCGCCATCGTCCCCGGGCGGGTGACCATCAACCCGGACGAGGTCGACACGACGTGGCAGCTGCGCGACCTCAGGTTCGGCGTGCCCATCCTCGCCGCGGCGATGGACGGGGTGGTGGACACGGCGATGGCCGTCGCCATGTCGAGGCTCGGGGGGCTCGCCGTGCTCAACCTCGAGGGCGTCCAGACGAGGTACGAGGCCCCGGGGACGGTGCTCGGCGAGATCGCGAGCGCTGACCCGGCCGAGGCCACGCGCCTCGTGCAGAAGCTCTACCAGCCGCCGATCAAGGAGGAGCTCGTCGCGACGCGCATCCGCGAGATCAAGAGCGGCGGCGGCGTCGCCGCGGTGTCGTCCACGCCGATCCGCGCCGCGCAGCTCGGCCGGCTTGCGGAGCAGGCGGGCGCGGACGTGTTCGTCGTCCAGTCCACGGTCGCGACGATCGACCACATCTCGACGGCGTACAAGACCCTCGACCTTCCGGCGTTCATCGACTCGATGAAGGTCCCGGTCATCGTCGGCAACTGCGTCACCTACGAGGTCGCGATGGACCTGATGGAGGCCGGCGCCGACGCGGTGCTCGTGGGCGTGGGCCCGGGCGCGGCGTGCACGACGAGAGGCGTGCTGGGCATCGGCGTCCCGCAGGTCACGGCGACCGTGGACTGCGCGGCCGCGCGCGACCTCTACCTCAAGCGCGCGGGCAAGTACGTCCCCGTCATCACGGACGGCGGCATGGACACCGGCGGCGACGTGTGCAAGGCGTTCGCCTCGGGGGCCGACGCCGTCATGATCGGCTCGGCGCTCGCGCGCGCGAAGGAGGCCCCGGGGCGCGGCTACCACTGGGGCATGGCGACCCCGCACGCGAACCTCCCGCGGGGCGCGCGGGTGAAGACGGGAACGAGCGGGACGCTCGAGGAGATCATCGTCGGCCCGGCGCGCACCGACGACGGCACGCAGAACCTCCTCGGGGCCCTCAGGACGTGCATGGGCAACGTCGGCGCGAAGAACATCCTCGAGATGCAGCAGGCCGACCTGATCATCGCCCCGTCCATCCGGTCGGAGGGCAAGCTCATGCAGCGGGCGCAGCACGTCGGGATGTGGAGGTAG
- the purE gene encoding 5-(carboxyamino)imidazole ribonucleotide mutase, with translation MEGSRRPLVAVLMGSDSDLPVMREAEQALAEFGIPFVTRITSAHRALRRTVELVETLEADGVEVFVVGAGLAAHLAGVVAGVSTRPVIGVPLEGGSLRGFDALCSTVQMPSGVPVATMAIGKAGAKNAGILAAEILAVGRPDLRERLRAFKDSLLRAVERKDAELGGGGARSGKERAG, from the coding sequence ATGGAGGGCAGCAGGCGGCCGCTGGTCGCCGTTCTCATGGGGAGCGACTCGGACCTTCCGGTGATGCGCGAGGCGGAACAGGCGCTCGCGGAGTTCGGCATCCCGTTCGTCACGCGCATCACGTCCGCGCACCGCGCCCTCCGGCGGACGGTCGAGCTCGTCGAGACGCTCGAGGCCGACGGCGTCGAGGTGTTCGTCGTGGGCGCCGGCCTCGCCGCGCACCTCGCCGGCGTCGTGGCCGGCGTCAGCACGCGCCCCGTCATAGGCGTCCCGCTGGAGGGAGGGAGCCTCCGCGGGTTCGACGCGCTCTGCTCGACGGTGCAGATGCCGTCGGGCGTCCCGGTGGCGACGATGGCCATCGGGAAGGCCGGCGCGAAGAACGCCGGGATCCTCGCGGCGGAGATCCTCGCCGTCGGCCGGCCTGACCTGAGGGAGCGCCTGCGGGCCTTCAAGGACTCCCTCCTGCGGGCGGTCGAGCGGAAGGACGCGGAGCTCGGGGGAGGCGGCGCGAGGTCCGGGAAGGAGCGCGCGGGATGA
- the purH gene encoding bifunctional phosphoribosylaminoimidazolecarboxamide formyltransferase/IMP cyclohydrolase, with the protein MKVKRALVSVSNKDGIVEFAGRLSELGIEIVSTGGTSRSLATCGVACREVSDLTGAPEILNGRVKTLHPRIHGAILCQPEKPSHAATLEAQGIERIDMVVVNLYPFQKVAAAGAALDEALEQIDIGGVALLRAASKNFANVVVVSSPEQYPWVAALLAEHGDVPEHARRRLAVEAFAVTRDYDRAIHRYLATESESSVDLPACLALDYEKVQELRYGENPHQRAALYTSLGQTQAPSVVGAEQLSGKELSYNNYLDLDAALAIVREFQDPAAAILKHATPCGVAMAPTPSKAYERALACDPVSAFGCVIAVNRSVDQRLAELIHETHFVEAVIAPDYYRSALDLMTKKQNRRILRATFPDLTHYAPRPERQVRSLVGGGLLVQDLDTETLSQEDLRVVSERKPTKQELDSLIFAWRVVKHVRSNAIVIARDTETVGIGSGQMSRVDSSVLAVWKAGERVKGSVMASDGFFPMRDAVDAAAEAGVTAIIQPGGSKGDDDSILAANERNVAMVMTGRRHFRH; encoded by the coding sequence ATGAAGGTCAAGCGAGCCCTCGTCAGCGTCTCGAACAAGGACGGCATCGTCGAGTTCGCCGGCAGGCTCTCGGAGCTCGGCATCGAGATCGTCTCCACCGGCGGAACGTCGAGGTCGCTCGCGACCTGCGGGGTCGCCTGCCGCGAGGTGTCGGACCTCACGGGCGCTCCCGAGATCCTGAACGGCCGGGTGAAGACGCTGCACCCCAGGATCCACGGCGCGATCCTGTGCCAGCCGGAGAAGCCGTCCCACGCGGCGACGCTCGAGGCGCAAGGCATCGAGCGGATCGACATGGTCGTCGTGAACCTCTACCCGTTCCAGAAGGTCGCCGCCGCGGGGGCCGCGCTCGATGAGGCCCTCGAGCAGATCGACATCGGCGGGGTCGCGCTCCTGCGCGCCGCGTCGAAGAACTTCGCCAACGTGGTCGTCGTGAGCTCGCCCGAGCAGTACCCGTGGGTCGCCGCGCTCCTCGCCGAGCACGGCGACGTGCCCGAGCACGCGAGGCGGAGGCTCGCCGTCGAGGCGTTCGCCGTCACGCGCGACTACGACCGGGCGATCCACCGGTATCTTGCGACGGAGTCCGAGTCCTCCGTGGACCTGCCCGCGTGTCTCGCCCTCGACTACGAGAAGGTCCAGGAGCTCCGGTACGGCGAGAACCCGCACCAGCGCGCGGCGCTCTACACGTCGCTCGGACAGACGCAGGCGCCGAGCGTCGTCGGCGCGGAGCAGCTGTCGGGGAAGGAGCTCTCGTACAACAACTACCTCGACCTCGACGCGGCGCTCGCCATCGTGCGCGAGTTCCAGGACCCGGCAGCGGCCATCCTCAAGCACGCCACGCCGTGCGGCGTCGCGATGGCGCCGACGCCGTCGAAGGCCTACGAGCGGGCGCTCGCGTGCGACCCGGTGTCCGCGTTCGGATGCGTCATCGCCGTGAACCGCAGCGTGGACCAGCGCCTGGCCGAGCTCATCCACGAGACGCACTTCGTCGAGGCCGTCATCGCGCCCGACTACTACCGGAGCGCGCTCGATCTCATGACGAAGAAGCAGAACCGGAGGATCCTGCGCGCGACGTTCCCGGACCTCACGCACTACGCGCCGAGACCCGAGCGGCAGGTGCGGTCGCTCGTCGGCGGCGGCCTCCTCGTCCAGGACCTCGACACGGAGACCCTCAGCCAGGAAGATCTGCGCGTCGTCTCGGAGCGCAAGCCCACGAAGCAGGAGCTCGACTCGCTCATCTTCGCCTGGCGCGTCGTGAAGCACGTTCGCTCGAACGCCATCGTGATCGCCCGCGACACCGAGACGGTCGGCATCGGCTCGGGGCAGATGAGCAGGGTGGACTCGAGCGTGCTCGCCGTGTGGAAGGCGGGGGAGAGGGTGAAGGGAAGCGTGATGGCGTCCGACGGGTTCTTCCCGATGCGCGACGCCGTCGATGCCGCGGCCGAGGCGGGCGTGACGGCGATCATCCAGCCGGGCGGGTCGAAGGGCGACGACGACTCCATCCTGGCCGCCAACGAACGCAACGTCGCGATGGTGATGACCGGGCGGAGGCACTTCCGACACTAG